A region of the Neomicrococcus lactis genome:
TCGGACGAAGTGCGCCGCTACATTCTGGATAACGTGCGTATGTGGCTCGTCGATTTCCGGGTGGACGGTTTGCGTCTCGACGCCGTGCACGCCCTGCGAGACGAGCGCGCGCTGCACATTCTCGAAGAGATCGCGATCGCCGTCGAGGAACTGCGCGAGCAGCATGGCGAGAAGTTCTTAGTCGCGGAGTCTGACCTGAACAATGACCGGCTCATTCGGCCGCGTTCGGCCGGCGGTTTTGGGTTGGATGCCCAGTGGGATGATGACTACCACCATGCGATGCACGCGAACATCACCGGCGAACTGGACGGATACTACGGGGACTTCGGTGGTGCGTCCGCGCTCGCCAAGACCCTCACGGAGGGGTACTTCCACAACGGTTCGTGGTCCAGTTTCCGCGAACGTCACCACGGCAAGGCCCTAGAGAAGAACCTGATTAGCCCACTCCAAATGGTGGTCTGCATCCAGGACCATGACCAGATTGGCAACCGTGCCGCAGGCGACCGGTGGAGCCCTGCACTCGGTGCTGACCAGCTCATTCTCGGTGCTGCCCTCAACATTTTGAGCCCCTTCACTCCCATGCTGTTCATGGGGGAGGAGTTCGCGGCCTCCACACCGTGGCAGTTCTTCACGAGCCACCCGGAAGAGGACCTGGGCGAAGCCGTTCGCAACGGCCGCTTCGCCGAGTTTGAGCGCATGGGCTGGGATAGCGCGAAAGTTCCCGACCCGCAGGATGAGGCGACATACCGCAATTCCGTCTTGCGCTGGGAGGAGGCGGACGCGTCCGCCGATACCCCGCACGCGGTGGTCTTGGGCGCTTACCGTGAGCTGTTGAACCTTCGCAGTACGACGCCGCAGCTCACCCACCCGGACTTCGCTACCGTTGCGGTGGACTTCAGTGAGCAGGATCAGTGGCTGGTCCTGACGCGTGGCACCGCTTCTGCCAGAACCGTCCACGCGCTCTTCAATCTTTCCTCGCAACCGCAAGCCCTTGAGAAGGTGCGGGAGGCTGCTGGGCTGGGCGGCGGCGTCGTACTGACTCTGTGGACAAGCCCCAACTGTGGGGGAGAAGCGGACGAAACCATCCCCGCGTTGGGCGTAGTGGTCTGGGAGCAGTTCGAAGCAGTGGGAGACTAAGCACGTGGATATTCAGATCATCGTCACGATCATTGCGGGACTGCTTCTGGCTGTTTCCGCACTCGGCACCATTTACCCCGTCCTTCCCGGAAGCATCCTCGCGATCGGCACCTTGTTGGGCTGGGCATGGATTCTGGGAAGCTCGGCGTCCTGGACCATGGGCATCATCGGAATGGCCTTTGCTGCCATCGGATGGAGTGCATCCGCGGTGCTGACCGGCAGGAATCTCAAGAAACAACAGATCCCAAGCCGCTCGATCATTGTGGCCGTGATCTGCGGAATCGTGGGCATGTTCTTGATCCCCGTAGTGGGACTGTTTGTGGGCTTCGGCGCCGGATTGTTGGGCATGGAGTTTGCTCGCCGTAAGGACTTTGGAGCGGCATTGCGCTCGTCCGGTTCCGCGCTGCGAGCTACCGGCCTGGGAATTCTGGTGGAGTTCGGCATGGTGGCGCTCGCGAGCTCCATGTGGGCCATTGGCGTGCTCTGGCACTTCTTCTGGCGCTGAGATATCCACAAGTTTGATCTAGTGCTCGCAAACGGGCTCAAATGAGACCATAATTGGGGCATGCCCCGTTTTTTGACCTTGCCTGATGTTGCCGAGATCCTCAATGTCAATGTGCCGCAGGTACGCGCCCTGGTGCGTAGCGGTGAGCTGAAAGGCGTCCAGATCGGTGGACGCGGAATGTGGCGCGTGGAGGATGTCCAGCTTGAGGCTTACATCAAGCGCGCTTACGAAGAGACGGAAAAGCGCATCAGCGCAGGGGCGGACGTCGAGGGCTAACGCTCGACACTGGTGATGAGCGCGGGCAACGGCATCAGCGCTTGCTCTCAGTATTTTCCGGTAGTTGCCCAGTAAGTCATGCGCTGTTTAATAAGCTGAGCGAATTCAGGCGCACCCGCGTCAACAAGGGCTTGGTGAAGCGTCTTATTCGATGATTTTTTGGCCCAGTACTCAATTTGGCGTCGAGCCGCTTTACTAATAGCTTCGGGTCGACGCTGCGCGATGAGGCACAGCATCTCATCGGGTCGATAGATTTCGAACTCGACGTCTTCCACGGCAGGCTCAAAGTCAGAGTAGTTTGCCGTTACTAGATAATCGACTTTGCCATGTTCTGCAGCCGCAATAACGTGACCGTCTAGTGGATCGCGCACTGTGGTGAGGTGCGTTTTGGAGATCTCATAGCCTGTAATTAGTGCTGCGGGAAAAGCCTCGCACAGCCGACGACGCCACCCGCCTATTTGCTGTTCAGACCAGCCTGGGTTCGCCTTGCGCACGTGATATTGATACTCGGTCATCACATCTTCGCTCCATCTGGGCTCGATGCCGTCAACTCCGGATTCTTGACTGATGATGCAAAACCAGTCGCGAAGTGTCCTCGAGACGAGAATGTTGGCGTCCAGAAATACGAGCGTGGCCCCTTGCTGCATGCTTTCAGCTTAGGCAGTCAGGGGCCACGGATCTCGAAATTACTCTTGAAAGTCCAACGAGTCTTCGAATGCGCGAAGTTCATCGAAAGACTTCCGCTGCTTCTGCGTCCGTTGTTCAGCGAAGGCCTGAAGATCGGTTCGATCGAAGCGGGTGTGTGATCCCACCTTGTGTGAAGGAATTTCGCCGCTAGAAGCCAGCTTCATGAGCGTCGGGCGAGACATTCCAAGGAACTTTGCTGCTTCCACACTAGTGAGGGACTTTGAGAGGCGAGTTATTCCTACTGTTTCTCCGGCGGCTGCTAGGCGAAGGACAGCTTGGAGAAGTTCGCTGAGCGATTCGGGCACAGTAATCGTGTCACCTGTTGGTGATTCAATGCGGATCCGCAAGTCGTCCGGAGAAGCCTTTTCAAAATGTCGCGTGACTTCTCGGGCTTCTGTGCTCTGCGATGACGAAACGTCTATTGTCTGAACGCTCTGGATGTTGGTAGAGGTGGACATGGTCTACTCCTTATTGCTTGCCTCAATTGTGACACGTAACTGCAATAACTGCAATAAGTGAAATCGGCAGATGCGCAAAAGTCAGAGATGTTTGGCTTGAACCCTTATTTGCGGCGCCGGAAGCTGAACGCGCCCACTACCCAGCCGAGTAGGAACACCACGCCCAGCGTGAGCCAGAGCGGTGAATACATTTGGCTGAAAAAGAGCTCGATGCGCACGCGCTCGCGGTTCTGCAAGATAAACACGAACACCACGATGACCAGCGCCACCGCGAGCCACTGCTTGGCCGAAATGCGATGGAGCCACCCTGAAAAACCTGACCCCGAGTTGGGGTCCTGGACGGGGTGCTGATCGCTCATTCTTCTACTTTAGAAGCTTCCGCACTCTGGTGCACGGCGTCGACGGCTTCGTTAGTAAACTCCGTCAAGAGCGCTATCTGCTCGGGGGAGTAACGATCAATCACGGTCATGAGTGACATGGCGAGTGGCATAAACATGCGCCGACCATCCTCGGCCGCTTTAGGCGTAGCTTCCAAAACAACACGACGACGGTCGGTTTCGCTCGCGCGGCGCGTGACGTGCCCGCTCTTCACGAGGCGATCAATGAGGGCCGTAGTGGCTGGCGTCGAGAGGTTGACGGCCTTCGCGAGATCCGTGGGACTTAGTGACTCTCCTGCGAGTGACCCCTGCATGATGGCGCGCAGCGCATACATATCCCGCTGCATCATTTTATTGTTTCCGCCCACCAGATGCGCGTAGTGATCCGAAGCGATCGTGAAATTTTGGAGTGCGTTGATCAGAGCAAACGCCTGAGGATCCGGGCGGTAGGCGCTCGGATCTTTTGGCCCACTAGCAGATGCGGGTGTCACGCTGTAATCTACTTCCATAGTGAAACTATTCTACTATCGAATAGTATCTTTCAAGATATAACCTATGAGGCGGAAGAGCAATGACTGGGAAGCACGAACTCGACCACACCAAGAGTGTGCGCGGAGATTCTCCGCAACAACACTCAACCAAGAAAGCGTACCCACGCTGGTTGAGAATTTTCATTCCGCTCATTTTGGTTCTTGTCTGGTTCGGCGTCACAGGCGTGGGTGGACCCACGTTCGGCAAGCTCGAGGAGGTCCAATCCAACGACCAATCCAGCTTCTTGCCCGCCACCGCCGAGGCCACCAAGGCGCTCGAAGCTCAAGAGAAGTTCCGCACCTCGGAAGCCATTCCGGCGATCATCGTTTTCGAATCTGAATCTGCGCTCACCCCCGCCGATATCTCCAGCTTCATGACGGAGCTCAAAGACTCTGGTCTTGTGGAAGGCGAGCCCGTGGGCCCCATTCCTTCCGAAGACGGCAAGGCGCTGCAAATCGTTGCGCCGCTTACGCCCGACGGCGAGACGGATGAGCAGGTCAAGGAGATTCGCACCATGGCTGCCGAGGCCATCGAAGGGAACGGCCAGGCTTTTGTCACCGGACCTGCCGGCTTCACCACCGACCTCAAGGGCGCCTTCGCTGGCATCGACGGCTTGTTGTTAGGCGTAGCCCTCCTCGCGGTGTTGGTGATCTTGCTGGTGGTCTATCGCTCGGTGCTGTTGCCGTTCGCGGTGCTCTTCACCTCGGTGGCCGCGCTGTGCGCTGCGATTGTGGTGGTCTATTGGATGGCGAAGTGGGGCTGGATCCGCCTCGACGGACAAAGCCAAGGCATCCTCTCCATCCTGGTCATTGGTGCTGCCACGGACTACTCGCTGCTTTATGTTGCGCGCTTCAAAGAGGCGATCGCACACGGGAAGCAACGCTTCGACGCCGCGCTCGCGGCTTGGAAACGCTCGTTTGAACCGATCGTCGCCTCCGCAGGCACTGTCACGGTGGGCCTCTTGTGCTTGCTTTTCTCAGACCTGAATTCCAACAAGGCTCTCGGCCCCATCGCCGCCTCCGGCATCATCTTCTCCGTCTTCGCCTCGTTGACTCTTTTGCCCGCGATCCTCGCACTTCTTGGCCGCAAAGCGTTCTGGCCGTTCTTTCCGAAGCCACTCGCGGACGGTGAAGACGCCCAAGGACTCTGGCTCAACATCGCCCGCTTCGTCCGCAAACATTCGCGCCCCGTCTGGATCGTCACGGCACTCGTTCTCGCGGTCGGCTGCCTCGGCATCACCCAGCTCAAGGCCGAAGGCGTCCCGCAATCAGAGCTCGTCCTCACCGCTACCGACTCCGCTGCGGGACAGAAAGCCATCGCCCGTCACTTTGATGCCGGCGCTGGAAGCCCCGCTTTCGCGATAGTGGGGGCGGCGGCGTCGTCCTCTATTGCGGACAAAATTTCAGAGGACGACGGCGTAGCTTCAGTCACGCTGCTAGCCGCGGACGGTGGGCCCGTGCGACCGGGGACGGACGCGCACGAGGTGGACGGCAAGAATCAGCTGAGCATTACGCTCAAGGACGTGCCGGATTCGCTTGAAGCCGAGCGAACAATTGTGGCGATTCGAGAGGCTGCGCATGCGATCGATCCAGATGCGCTAGTGGGTGGAACCACCGCGACCGCACTGGACACGCAGGTCACCGCGCAAGAGGACATCGTCAAGATCATCCCGCTGGTGCTCGGTGCAATTCTGATCATTCTGATGCTGTTGCTGCGCTCCGTGGTGGCGCCGCTGGTGCTGATTCTGACCACCGTGCTGTCCTACGGTGCGGCGATGGGCGTGTCGGCGTGGGTGTTCAACGGGCTCTTCAATTTCCCGGGCGCCGATCCGGCCGTGCCGCTGTTCGGGTTTGTGTTCCTGGTGGCGCTCGGCGTGGACTACAACATCTTCCTCATGACGCGTGTGCGTGAAGAGGCGCTGCGAGTCGGCACTCACGATGGCATCACGCGTGGCTTGGCTGTCACCGGCGGCGTGATTACGTCTGCTGGCGTGGTGCTTGCCGCGACCTTCGCCGCCCTCGGCGTCATCCCGATCATGTTCATGGTGCAGTTGGGATTCATCGTGGCGTTCGGTGTCCTGCTGGACACGTTCGTGGTGCGTTCGTTCCTTGTGCCCGCGCTGGGGCATGAGCTTGGACGGATCCTGTGGTGGCCGTCCAAGCTGTTCCGTGAATCCAAAACTCGCGACTAGAACAGGACCGCCAACCCGGCCATCGCGAGGCTTCCAAACACGAGTCCCCAGATGACAATGGAGATGCTCTGCCAGAGGATCACTTGGCGCGGTGAGGCGCCGGCGCCAACCATCGCGGCGGACGTGATTTGCGAAGGCAACACGGTCTGGCCGATCAGCGAGACGCCCGGCACACCCCAACGGTTGAACAGGCCCTCGAATCGTTCGCGCTTCTTCGTCTTCTCGGCGTATGGCTTGGCGAAGCGGCCGCGGGTCTTATCGGCGAGCAACACCAGAACGAACATGCTGATCCAGTTACCCACCACGGCGGCGGGGACCGCCAACCACAGCGGCATCCCAGCCACGACTCCAATGGCGGATCCGAAGTAGGACTCGACGAACGGAATCGCCGAAACGAGCGAGACCGCGAGGACCTGAACCCATGAATCCCACTGGCTAACGAACTGGAAAAGGTGCTCTTGCATGATGACTCCTCAATGGTTGAGTTGATGTTGCTATCCACTCAATCGCGATCCCGGGCGCGCCAGTAGTGAGTTGCCGTCACCTCTTTTTGGGAGGATTTCATCAGCTGTCCCTGACAAATGTCATACGGATAGTGTGGAAGGCATGAACCCCCAAGTCACTGCCACTAAAGGAATTGCCGTCCAGCGGGGAATCAGAGCCACCTGGTGGTACACGTACGGTTCCGTGGTGTTTGTGGCGATCACATCTTTGGCGATGGTGGTTTTCTATTCGTTTGCTACCTCGGCGCCATCGTGGATTCGAATGACGGTGACTATCTCCACTGTGGTTCTTGTCATCACTCTGTGTTGGCTTTCAGCGCGGTTCAAGG
Encoded here:
- the treZ gene encoding malto-oligosyltrehalose trehalohydrolase encodes the protein MTRFSVWAPNATSVQLVLQGTPDEQGNTENTAHEMTRLPAPQVAERDIRDDGWWELELETGDEAGGEVGAEASADSNSEPLNYGFILQSQTGTHGTLETPLPDPRSRRQPSGVHGASQTWAASSYSWKSEAWQNPGLNGGAIYEMHLGTFTPEGTLDAAADKLEYLKELGVAFVELLPVNGFNGTHNWGYDGVAWFAVHEQYGGPDAYQRFVDRAHELGLGVIQDVVYNHLGPSGNYLPQFGPYLKPGDANTWGDSLNLDGPHSDEVRRYILDNVRMWLVDFRVDGLRLDAVHALRDERALHILEEIAIAVEELREQHGEKFLVAESDLNNDRLIRPRSAGGFGLDAQWDDDYHHAMHANITGELDGYYGDFGGASALAKTLTEGYFHNGSWSSFRERHHGKALEKNLISPLQMVVCIQDHDQIGNRAAGDRWSPALGADQLILGAALNILSPFTPMLFMGEEFAASTPWQFFTSHPEEDLGEAVRNGRFAEFERMGWDSAKVPDPQDEATYRNSVLRWEEADASADTPHAVVLGAYRELLNLRSTTPQLTHPDFATVAVDFSEQDQWLVLTRGTASARTVHALFNLSSQPQALEKVREAAGLGGGVVLTLWTSPNCGGEADETIPALGVVVWEQFEAVGD
- a CDS encoding DUF456 family protein codes for the protein MDIQIIVTIIAGLLLAVSALGTIYPVLPGSILAIGTLLGWAWILGSSASWTMGIIGMAFAAIGWSASAVLTGRNLKKQQIPSRSIIVAVICGIVGMFLIPVVGLFVGFGAGLLGMEFARRKDFGAALRSSGSALRATGLGILVEFGMVALASSMWAIGVLWHFFWR
- a CDS encoding helix-turn-helix domain-containing protein produces the protein MPRFLTLPDVAEILNVNVPQVRALVRSGELKGVQIGGRGMWRVEDVQLEAYIKRAYEETEKRISAGADVEG
- a CDS encoding PIN domain-containing protein, with the translated sequence MQQGATLVFLDANILVSRTLRDWFCIISQESGVDGIEPRWSEDVMTEYQYHVRKANPGWSEQQIGGWRRRLCEAFPAALITGYEISKTHLTTVRDPLDGHVIAAAEHGKVDYLVTANYSDFEPAVEDVEFEIYRPDEMLCLIAQRRPEAISKAARRQIEYWAKKSSNKTLHQALVDAGAPEFAQLIKQRMTYWATTGKY
- a CDS encoding helix-turn-helix domain-containing protein — its product is MSTSTNIQSVQTIDVSSSQSTEAREVTRHFEKASPDDLRIRIESPTGDTITVPESLSELLQAVLRLAAAGETVGITRLSKSLTSVEAAKFLGMSRPTLMKLASSGEIPSHKVGSHTRFDRTDLQAFAEQRTQKQRKSFDELRAFEDSLDFQE
- a CDS encoding DUF1049 domain-containing protein, which codes for MSDQHPVQDPNSGSGFSGWLHRISAKQWLAVALVIVVFVFILQNRERVRIELFFSQMYSPLWLTLGVVFLLGWVVGAFSFRRRK
- a CDS encoding MarR family winged helix-turn-helix transcriptional regulator, which encodes MEVDYSVTPASASGPKDPSAYRPDPQAFALINALQNFTIASDHYAHLVGGNNKMMQRDMYALRAIMQGSLAGESLSPTDLAKAVNLSTPATTALIDRLVKSGHVTRRASETDRRRVVLEATPKAAEDGRRMFMPLAMSLMTVIDRYSPEQIALLTEFTNEAVDAVHQSAEASKVEE
- a CDS encoding MMPL family transporter, whose protein sequence is MTGKHELDHTKSVRGDSPQQHSTKKAYPRWLRIFIPLILVLVWFGVTGVGGPTFGKLEEVQSNDQSSFLPATAEATKALEAQEKFRTSEAIPAIIVFESESALTPADISSFMTELKDSGLVEGEPVGPIPSEDGKALQIVAPLTPDGETDEQVKEIRTMAAEAIEGNGQAFVTGPAGFTTDLKGAFAGIDGLLLGVALLAVLVILLVVYRSVLLPFAVLFTSVAALCAAIVVVYWMAKWGWIRLDGQSQGILSILVIGAATDYSLLYVARFKEAIAHGKQRFDAALAAWKRSFEPIVASAGTVTVGLLCLLFSDLNSNKALGPIAASGIIFSVFASLTLLPAILALLGRKAFWPFFPKPLADGEDAQGLWLNIARFVRKHSRPVWIVTALVLAVGCLGITQLKAEGVPQSELVLTATDSAAGQKAIARHFDAGAGSPAFAIVGAAASSSIADKISEDDGVASVTLLAADGGPVRPGTDAHEVDGKNQLSITLKDVPDSLEAERTIVAIREAAHAIDPDALVGGTTATALDTQVTAQEDIVKIIPLVLGAILIILMLLLRSVVAPLVLILTTVLSYGAAMGVSAWVFNGLFNFPGADPAVPLFGFVFLVALGVDYNIFLMTRVREEALRVGTHDGITRGLAVTGGVITSAGVVLAATFAALGVIPIMFMVQLGFIVAFGVLLDTFVVRSFLVPALGHELGRILWWPSKLFRESKTRD
- a CDS encoding small multi-drug export protein — its product is MQEHLFQFVSQWDSWVQVLAVSLVSAIPFVESYFGSAIGVVAGMPLWLAVPAAVVGNWISMFVLVLLADKTRGRFAKPYAEKTKKRERFEGLFNRWGVPGVSLIGQTVLPSQITSAAMVGAGASPRQVILWQSISIVIWGLVFGSLAMAGLAVLF